In a single window of the Sediminicoccus sp. KRV36 genome:
- the moaA gene encoding GTP 3',8-cyclase MoaA, with the protein MMDPFGRHISYLRVSVTDRCDLRCVYCMAEDMTFLPKSEVLTLEELERLCGTFIDLGVRKLRLTGGEPLVRKNVMSLVRALGSRIGSGLEELTLTTNGTQLTRYAEELARAGVRRINVSLDTLDAAAFKAATRWGELDKVLDGIFAAKAAGLHVKINAVALKGLNEHEFDRMLAWCGEHGFDLCLIETMPLGEINEDRTDQFLPLSLVQARLKQSWTLLESNHTTGGPARYFDVAETGTRLGLITPMTHNFCESCNRVRLTCTGTLYMCLGQDDAADLRMPLRDPELGEAGLRAAIAEAITRKPRGHDFIIDRRQAAPAVARHMSVTGG; encoded by the coding sequence ATGATGGACCCTTTCGGGCGTCATATCAGTTATCTCCGCGTTTCCGTGACGGATCGCTGCGATCTTCGCTGCGTCTATTGCATGGCGGAGGACATGACCTTCCTGCCCAAATCCGAAGTGCTGACGCTGGAGGAGCTGGAGCGCCTCTGCGGCACCTTCATTGACCTGGGCGTGCGCAAGCTGCGGCTGACCGGCGGCGAGCCGCTGGTGCGCAAGAATGTCATGTCGCTAGTGCGGGCCCTGGGTTCGCGCATCGGCTCCGGCCTCGAAGAACTGACGCTGACCACCAATGGCACGCAGCTCACCAGATACGCCGAGGAGCTTGCCCGCGCCGGGGTGCGCCGCATCAATGTCTCGCTCGATACGCTGGATGCGGCGGCCTTCAAGGCCGCGACGCGCTGGGGCGAGCTGGACAAGGTTCTGGATGGCATCTTCGCCGCCAAGGCCGCGGGGCTGCATGTGAAGATCAACGCCGTGGCGCTGAAGGGCCTGAACGAGCATGAATTCGACCGCATGCTGGCCTGGTGCGGCGAACATGGCTTCGACCTCTGCCTGATCGAGACCATGCCGCTCGGCGAGATCAATGAGGACCGCACGGACCAGTTCCTGCCGCTCAGCCTCGTGCAGGCGCGGCTGAAGCAGAGCTGGACGCTGCTGGAGAGCAACCACACCACCGGCGGCCCCGCTCGGTATTTCGACGTGGCGGAAACCGGCACGCGCCTCGGCCTCATCACGCCGATGACGCATAATTTCTGCGAAAGCTGCAACCGCGTGCGGCTGACCTGCACGGGCACGCTCTACATGTGCCTCGGCCAGGATGACGCGGCCGATCTGCGCATGCCGCTGCGCGACCCCGAACTGGGCGAGGCCGGGCTGCGCGCCGCCATCGCGGAAGCCATCACCCGCAAGCCCCGCGGGCATGACTTCATCATTGACCGGCGCCAGGCGGCCCCCGCCGTGGCGCGCCATATGAGCGTCACGGGCGGCTGA
- a CDS encoding MFS transporter: MQAAAPSARSILWVAIIAAAATSSLAMGIRQTFGLLLLPLAAEHGVAPWAFGLAVALHNLTWGLMQPVSGSMADKYGSGRVMSFGGVFYLIGCGLPALLPSNLSVLIGIGFFSGLGVACAGTGLALAAIGRLAPPQKRGEYIGIASAGGSLGQAAMVPITFSAIGGFGAAGALGVLAISAVLIIPIARNIEWRPAARTGAPAAGLLGLPALARRSLADRDFALLTGGFFACGFQLAFLTTHLPSHIALCGQPAALGMMVMMMIGLFNIPGSWFCGWLSGRIKPETGLGWIYLVRTLAIAGFAIATPTEWGTILFAAVMGFVWLGTVPLTSAAIARRFGVADLGALYGVCFFSHQIGGFLGAGSGAVLMAWTGSYAAFWPVMIVVGIMASVLNWMAKAPGARGTLATTG; this comes from the coding sequence ATGCAAGCCGCCGCACCTTCCGCCCGTAGCATCCTCTGGGTCGCGATCATCGCGGCGGCGGCCACCTCCAGCCTCGCCATGGGCATTCGCCAGACCTTCGGGCTGCTGCTGCTGCCGCTCGCGGCCGAACATGGCGTGGCCCCCTGGGCCTTTGGCCTTGCCGTGGCGCTGCACAACCTGACCTGGGGCCTGATGCAGCCGGTTTCGGGCTCCATGGCCGACAAATACGGCTCGGGGCGGGTGATGTCCTTTGGCGGCGTCTTCTATCTGATCGGCTGCGGGCTGCCGGCGCTGCTGCCCTCCAACCTCAGCGTGCTGATCGGCATCGGGTTCTTCTCGGGCCTGGGCGTGGCCTGCGCCGGCACGGGGCTGGCGCTGGCGGCCATCGGACGCCTTGCCCCACCCCAGAAGCGCGGCGAGTATATCGGCATCGCCAGCGCGGGCGGCAGCCTGGGCCAGGCGGCCATGGTGCCCATCACCTTCTCCGCCATTGGCGGCTTCGGCGCGGCGGGGGCGCTGGGCGTCCTGGCCATTTCCGCCGTGCTGATCATCCCCATCGCCCGCAATATCGAGTGGCGGCCGGCCGCGCGCACCGGCGCCCCCGCCGCCGGCCTGCTGGGCCTGCCCGCCCTGGCCCGGAGGTCCCTCGCCGACCGCGACTTCGCGCTGCTCACCGGCGGTTTTTTCGCCTGTGGCTTCCAGCTCGCCTTCCTGACCACGCATCTGCCCTCGCATATCGCGCTGTGCGGCCAGCCGGCGGCACTGGGCATGATGGTCATGATGATGATCGGGCTGTTCAATATCCCCGGCTCCTGGTTCTGCGGCTGGCTCTCCGGCCGCATCAAGCCCGAGACGGGGCTGGGCTGGATCTACCTGGTGCGGACGCTGGCCATCGCCGGTTTCGCCATCGCCACGCCCACCGAATGGGGCACCATCCTGTTCGCCGCCGTGATGGGCTTCGTCTGGCTGGGCACCGTGCCACTGACCTCGGCCGCCATCGCGCGGCGCTTCGGGGTGGCGGATCTCGGCGCGCTCTATGGCGTCTGCTTCTTTAGCCATCAGATCGGCGGCTTCCTGGGCGCCGGCTCGGGCGCGGTGCTGATGGCCTGGACGGGCAGCTATGCCGCCTTCTGGCCCGTCATGATCGTGGTCGGCATCATGGCCAGCGTGTTGAACTGGATGGCCAAGGCGCCCGGCGCGCGCGGCACCCTTGCAACCACGGGATGA
- a CDS encoding DUF1127 domain-containing protein, with protein sequence MNRITTAEAALLMPLSSNHGAPRNAEAERIETILAEARQARDAALAERIKGFFQTLRGALTAIRTRRETIEQLRGLSDRELADIGITRGGIIATATAATPLAANDQAATQNAA encoded by the coding sequence ATGAACCGCATCACCACAGCCGAAGCCGCGCTGCTGATGCCCCTCAGCTCCAACCACGGGGCCCCGCGCAACGCCGAGGCCGAGCGCATCGAAACCATCCTCGCCGAAGCGCGCCAGGCGCGCGACGCCGCGCTGGCCGAGCGCATCAAGGGCTTCTTCCAGACGCTCCGCGGCGCGCTGACCGCCATACGCACCCGCCGCGAGACCATCGAGCAGCTGCGTGGCCTGAGCGACCGTGAACTGGCCGATATCGGCATCACGCGCGGCGGCATCATCGCGACCGCGACGGCAGCGACGCCGCTCGCGGCGAATGACCAGGCCGCCACGCAGAACGCGGCGTAA
- a CDS encoding aminopeptidase P family protein, which produces MMSTPAERLAALRSALAGLQVDGFLIPRSDEHLGEYVPPSGERLAWLSGFTGSAGLAIVLPDRAAIFTDGRYTTQVVAETDGALWERRHLTEAPPEAWLREHAEGLTIGYDPWLHSEAFLKRLAGVELVALSPNPLDGVWAERPAPPTAAVLPHGLDRAGQSPEAKREAAAALLRQSGEDAALLADAHSVAWLLNLRGADLAHTPVPLAFALLGADASVRMFLHAPERVPEATRAHLGNRVSIEPRGNLPRALGELAGKSVRVDMDATPAWFAATLRQAGARVVTGEDPTRLPRATKNPTEQQGAREAHRRDAVAVANFLAWFAREAPGGGLSEVSAAERLLDERRRVVGFVAESFPAISGAGENGAIVHYRATAATNRTIHAQECYLIDSGGQYPDGTTDITRTLWTGPGPAPGALRARYTAVLRGHIALATLRFPAGVAGPHLDAIARRPLWDAGLDYDHGTGHGVGSFLSVHEGPVAFSRAAKTVPIQPGMILSDEPGYYLPGHYGIRIENLLLARAAPMQPDQAKPFLEFETLTLAPYCRALLEPGLLTPAERDWVNAYQARVLAEIGPLLEAPVRAWMEQECAPL; this is translated from the coding sequence ATGATGTCGACCCCCGCCGAACGCCTCGCCGCCCTCCGCAGCGCCCTGGCCGGGCTCCAGGTGGATGGCTTCCTCATCCCCCGCTCGGATGAGCATCTGGGCGAATATGTGCCCCCCTCGGGTGAGCGCCTCGCCTGGCTCAGCGGCTTCACCGGCAGCGCTGGCCTCGCCATCGTGCTGCCAGACCGCGCCGCCATCTTCACCGATGGCCGCTACACCACGCAGGTGGTGGCCGAAACCGACGGCGCCCTCTGGGAACGCCGGCACCTGACCGAGGCGCCGCCCGAAGCCTGGCTGCGCGAGCATGCAGAGGGGCTGACCATCGGCTATGACCCCTGGCTGCACAGCGAGGCCTTCCTGAAGCGCCTCGCCGGGGTTGAGCTGGTGGCGCTTTCACCCAATCCGCTGGATGGCGTCTGGGCGGAGCGGCCGGCCCCCCCCACGGCGGCCGTGCTGCCGCATGGCCTGGACCGCGCCGGCCAATCGCCCGAAGCCAAGCGCGAGGCGGCGGCGGCCCTGCTGCGCCAGTCGGGCGAGGATGCGGCGCTGCTGGCGGATGCGCATTCCGTCGCCTGGCTGCTCAATCTGCGCGGCGCGGATCTGGCGCACACGCCCGTGCCGCTGGCTTTCGCGCTGCTGGGTGCCGATGCCTCGGTGCGGATGTTCCTGCATGCGCCGGAGCGCGTGCCGGAAGCGACGCGCGCGCATCTGGGCAATCGCGTTTCGATCGAGCCGCGCGGCAACCTGCCGCGGGCGCTGGGCGAATTGGCGGGAAAATCCGTGCGGGTGGACATGGATGCGACCCCCGCCTGGTTTGCCGCCACGCTGCGCCAGGCCGGCGCGCGCGTCGTGACCGGCGAGGATCCGACGCGCCTGCCACGCGCCACCAAGAACCCCACCGAGCAGCAGGGCGCCCGCGAGGCGCATCGGCGCGATGCGGTGGCCGTCGCCAATTTCCTCGCCTGGTTCGCCCGCGAGGCGCCAGGCGGTGGCCTCTCCGAGGTTTCGGCCGCCGAGCGCCTGCTGGATGAGCGGCGGCGGGTCGTCGGGTTTGTCGCGGAGAGCTTCCCCGCGATTTCAGGGGCCGGCGAAAACGGCGCCATCGTGCATTACCGCGCCACCGCCGCGACCAACCGGACGATTCACGCCCAGGAGTGCTATCTGATTGACAGCGGCGGGCAATATCCGGACGGCACCACGGATATCACCCGCACGCTCTGGACCGGGCCGGGCCCGGCACCCGGGGCGCTGCGCGCGCGCTATACGGCGGTGCTGCGGGGGCATATCGCGCTGGCCACGCTGCGCTTTCCGGCCGGTGTCGCGGGGCCGCATCTGGACGCCATCGCGCGGCGGCCGCTCTGGGATGCGGGGCTCGATTATGATCACGGCACGGGGCACGGCGTGGGGAGTTTTCTCTCGGTGCATGAGGGGCCGGTCGCTTTCAGCCGGGCGGCCAAGACCGTGCCGATCCAGCCCGGCATGATCCTCTCGGATGAGCCGGGCTATTACCTGCCGGGGCATTACGGCATCCGCATCGAGAATCTGCTGCTGGCCCGCGCGGCACCCATGCAGCCCGACCAGGCCAAGCCCTTCCTGGAGTTCGAGACGCTGACGCTGGCGCCCTATTGCCGCGCGCTGCTGGAGCCGGGCCTGCTGACGCCCGCCGAGCGGGATTGGGTGAATGCCTATCAGGCCCGCGTGCTGGCCGAGATCGGGCCGCTGCTGGAAGCACCGGTGCGGGCCTGGATGGAACAGGAATGCGCGCCGCTCTGA
- a CDS encoding CreA family protein codes for MRHALTLLALLIIAPVAAPSLAWADDTTEIGHVNTAITNLGLTRSHRVVVERFTDPEVPGVACYISQARTGGFAGMVGMAEDPARFALACTATGPITITPALRRGERGERVWEASTSLFFKETRVHRFVDEGQNMLVYLAWSTRLIDGSPHNALATVPYR; via the coding sequence ATGCGCCACGCCCTCACCCTGCTTGCCCTGCTCATCATCGCCCCGGTCGCGGCCCCAAGCTTGGCCTGGGCCGACGACACGACCGAGATCGGCCATGTCAACACGGCCATCACCAATCTGGGGCTCACCCGCAGCCATCGCGTCGTCGTGGAGCGCTTCACCGATCCGGAGGTGCCGGGGGTGGCCTGCTATATCAGCCAGGCGCGCACCGGCGGCTTTGCCGGCATGGTGGGCATGGCCGAGGACCCGGCGCGCTTCGCCCTGGCCTGCACCGCCACGGGGCCCATCACCATCACCCCCGCGCTGCGCCGCGGCGAGCGGGGGGAGCGCGTCTGGGAGGCTTCGACCAGCCTGTTCTTCAAGGAAACCCGCGTGCACCGCTTCGTGGATGAGGGCCAGAACATGCTGGTCTACCTGGCCTGGAGCACGCGGCTGATTGACGGCTCACCCCATAACGCCCTGGCCACCGTGCCCTATCGCTGA
- the ligA gene encoding NAD-dependent DNA ligase LigA, whose translation MTRLIAEITEHDRRYYEQDAPSISDAEYDALMRRLRALEAEHPALLRADSPTQKVSGQAAEGFAKSRHLAPMLSLDNAFAESDFTEFAARIRRFLSLAETEPLDFIAEPKIDGLSVNLLYEHGRFVKGATRGDGAEGEDITANLLTLADVPRELPAPCPALIEIRGEVFMDRADFEAFRATQEAALAEREARKARGEKLGPAVTIPVNPRNAAAGSLRQLDPGITAQRPLKLFAYAMGEASEVPTTTHHGWLETLKRWGFRVNPLSTPLREGATDLLSETPVAFQARLGRERPSLAYEIDGVVYKLDRLDWQARLGFVGRAPRWAIAWKFPAEQARTRLLRIEIQVGRTGALTPRAVMEPVFVGGVTVTHATLHNEDEIARKDIREGDTIILQRAGDVIPQVVEVVDAGRPDRGPPYAFPTLCPACGSHAVRENDDVVRRCTGGLICPAQTVERLRHFVSRRCLDIEGMGEERIETLHAMGLLGSPAEIFRLHTHATQLEALEGWGRLSTQKLFDAIAARRNPPLERFLFALGIRRIGEQNAKLLARHYHSIGALRVKMEAARIIGSEAREELGSIQGIGPAIATELVEFFAEPHNLEALDALLAEVTPEDAAVIEAGENPFAGKALVFTGTLETLSRQEAEARAEALGAKVTKSVSKKTDFVVVGADAGSKAAKAAELGVTVLSEIQFREMAGLG comes from the coding sequence ATCACCCGGCTGATCGCCGAGATCACGGAGCATGACCGGCGCTATTACGAGCAGGACGCGCCCAGCATCAGCGATGCCGAATATGACGCCCTCATGCGCCGCCTGCGCGCGCTGGAGGCCGAGCACCCGGCCCTGCTGCGCGCCGACAGCCCGACGCAGAAGGTCTCCGGCCAGGCGGCCGAGGGCTTTGCCAAATCGCGCCACCTGGCCCCCATGCTCAGCCTGGACAACGCCTTCGCTGAAAGCGACTTCACGGAATTCGCCGCCCGCATCCGCCGCTTCCTGAGCCTGGCCGAGACCGAGCCGCTGGATTTCATCGCCGAGCCCAAGATTGATGGGCTGAGCGTGAACCTGCTCTACGAACATGGCCGTTTCGTGAAAGGGGCCACGCGCGGCGATGGGGCGGAGGGTGAGGATATCACCGCCAACCTGCTGACCCTCGCCGATGTGCCGCGCGAATTGCCGGCCCCCTGCCCGGCGCTGATCGAAATCCGCGGCGAAGTCTTCATGGACCGCGCCGATTTCGAGGCGTTCCGCGCCACGCAGGAAGCCGCCCTGGCCGAGCGCGAGGCCCGCAAGGCGCGTGGCGAAAAGCTCGGCCCCGCCGTCACCATTCCGGTCAATCCGCGCAATGCGGCGGCCGGCTCATTGCGGCAGCTCGACCCCGGCATCACGGCGCAGCGGCCCTTGAAGCTCTTCGCCTATGCGATGGGCGAGGCGAGCGAGGTGCCGACCACGACCCATCACGGCTGGCTGGAAACCCTGAAGCGCTGGGGCTTTCGCGTGAACCCGCTCTCCACCCCGCTGCGCGAGGGTGCCACGGATCTGCTGAGCGAAACCCCCGTCGCCTTCCAGGCGCGGCTGGGGCGGGAGCGCCCTTCCCTCGCCTATGAGATTGATGGCGTGGTGTACAAGCTGGACCGGCTGGACTGGCAGGCGCGGCTCGGCTTTGTCGGCCGGGCGCCGCGCTGGGCCATCGCCTGGAAATTCCCGGCCGAGCAGGCGCGCACCCGGCTGCTGCGTATCGAAATCCAGGTGGGGCGCACCGGGGCGCTGACGCCGCGCGCGGTGATGGAGCCCGTTTTCGTCGGCGGCGTCACCGTCACCCACGCGACACTGCACAATGAGGATGAGATCGCCCGGAAGGATATCCGCGAGGGCGATACCATCATCCTGCAACGCGCCGGCGATGTGATCCCGCAGGTGGTGGAGGTGGTGGATGCCGGGCGGCCGGATCGCGGCCCGCCCTACGCCTTTCCCACGCTTTGCCCGGCCTGCGGCAGCCATGCCGTGCGCGAGAATGACGATGTGGTGCGCCGCTGCACCGGCGGTCTGATCTGCCCGGCGCAAACGGTCGAGCGGCTGCGCCATTTCGTCAGCCGCCGCTGCCTGGACATCGAGGGCATGGGCGAGGAGCGGATCGAGACGCTGCACGCCATGGGGCTGCTGGGCAGCCCGGCCGAGATCTTCCGGCTGCACACCCATGCCACACAGCTCGAAGCGCTGGAGGGCTGGGGCAGGCTCTCGACCCAGAAGCTGTTCGACGCCATCGCCGCCCGCCGCAACCCGCCGCTGGAGCGCTTTCTCTTCGCCCTGGGCATCCGCCGCATCGGTGAGCAGAACGCCAAGCTGCTGGCGCGGCATTACCATTCCATTGGCGCGCTGCGCGTGAAGATGGAAGCCGCCCGCATCATCGGCAGCGAGGCGCGGGAGGAGCTGGGCAGCATCCAGGGCATCGGGCCGGCCATCGCCACCGAGCTCGTGGAGTTCTTCGCCGAGCCGCATAACCTCGAAGCGCTCGACGCCCTGCTGGCGGAAGTGACGCCCGAGGATGCGGCGGTGATCGAGGCGGGCGAAAATCCCTTTGCCGGCAAGGCGCTGGTCTTCACCGGCACGCTCGAAACGCTCTCCCGCCAGGAGGCGGAGGCGCGAGCGGAAGCGCTGGGGGCGAAGGTCACGAAGTCGGTGTCGAAAAAGACCGATTTCGTCGTGGTCGGCGCCGATGCCGGCTCCAAGGCGGCCAAGGCGGCGGAGCTTGGCGTCACCGTGCTGAGCGAAATCCAGTTCCGGGAGATGGCCGGCCTCGGCTGA
- the recN gene encoding DNA repair protein RecN — MLASLSIRDVVLIERLDLNFGPGLSVLTGETGAGKSILLDSLGLALGMRAEAGLVRAGQPQASVAAVFQPPEGHPAFALLAEQGMEGEDTLVLRRVLQADGRSRAFVNDQPVGVALLKRLAATLVEVQGQHDQVGLADPATHAALLDAFGAHDAARGKVATAFRGWRSTETALAEAEAAVAAALRDEEWLRHAVEELSTLAPEDGEEERLAQERQGLQQAERRNEAIASALAEIQPRDRRSAHPGNALRSAARALERLPGVGGASHDESAQPALAALTQAQDALAEAERLLERLAVDALPDPRRLEVLEDRLYGLRSAARKHGVAVVELSGHLNDLRERLSALDAGTGRVAALQAARQAARTDYVKAGEALTAARRASAARLEKALAAELPPLKLDRARVVIEVAPREDSAWGADGMDRVTLLVSTNPGQTPGPLVKIASGGELSRLMLALKVVLARGSPVPTLVFDEVDAGIGGATAAAVGERLARVAERLQVLVVTHSPQVAARGAQHLQVAKAVRGGKAETRVLPLDAPARREEIARMLAGEVVTEAARAAAASLLDGLA, encoded by the coding sequence ATGCTCGCCTCCCTTTCCATCCGCGATGTGGTGTTGATCGAGCGTCTCGACCTGAATTTCGGGCCGGGCCTCTCCGTCCTGACCGGCGAGACCGGGGCGGGCAAGTCCATCCTGCTGGATTCGCTGGGCCTTGCCCTGGGCATGCGGGCCGAGGCCGGGCTGGTGCGCGCGGGCCAGCCACAAGCCAGTGTCGCCGCCGTCTTCCAGCCGCCCGAGGGGCATCCGGCCTTCGCCCTGCTGGCCGAGCAGGGCATGGAGGGCGAGGATACACTGGTGCTGCGCCGCGTGCTGCAGGCCGATGGCCGCTCCCGCGCCTTCGTCAATGACCAGCCGGTGGGGGTGGCGCTGCTCAAGCGCCTCGCCGCCACGCTGGTCGAGGTGCAGGGCCAGCATGACCAGGTGGGCCTGGCGGACCCGGCCACCCATGCCGCGCTGCTTGATGCCTTCGGCGCGCATGATGCGGCGCGCGGCAAGGTGGCCACGGCTTTTCGCGGCTGGCGCAGCACCGAGACCGCGCTGGCCGAGGCGGAAGCCGCCGTGGCGGCCGCGCTGCGCGATGAGGAATGGCTGCGCCATGCGGTGGAGGAACTCTCCACCCTCGCGCCCGAGGATGGAGAGGAGGAGCGCCTCGCCCAGGAACGGCAAGGGCTGCAGCAGGCCGAGCGCCGCAATGAGGCCATCGCCAGCGCGCTGGCCGAGATTCAGCCGCGTGACCGGCGCTCCGCCCATCCCGGCAATGCCTTGCGCAGCGCGGCGCGCGCGCTGGAGCGCCTGCCGGGGGTGGGTGGGGCGTCACATGATGAATCCGCCCAGCCCGCACTCGCCGCCCTGACCCAGGCGCAGGATGCGCTGGCCGAGGCGGAGCGCCTGCTGGAGCGCCTGGCGGTGGATGCCCTGCCCGATCCGCGCCGGCTGGAGGTGCTGGAGGACCGGCTCTACGGGCTGCGCTCGGCCGCGCGGAAGCATGGCGTGGCGGTGGTGGAACTCTCCGGCCATCTGAATGACCTGCGCGAGCGGCTTTCGGCGCTGGATGCCGGCACGGGGCGCGTGGCGGCGCTCCAGGCGGCGCGGCAGGCGGCGCGCACGGATTACGTGAAGGCTGGCGAGGCGCTCACCGCCGCGCGGCGCGCTTCGGCCGCCAGGCTGGAAAAGGCGCTGGCCGCCGAATTGCCGCCGCTCAAGCTGGACCGCGCGCGGGTCGTGATAGAGGTCGCCCCGCGGGAGGACAGCGCCTGGGGTGCGGATGGCATGGACCGCGTGACGCTGCTGGTCTCCACCAATCCGGGCCAGACGCCCGGCCCCCTGGTGAAGATCGCCTCGGGCGGCGAGCTTTCGCGCCTCATGCTGGCCTTGAAGGTGGTGCTGGCGCGCGGCTCACCCGTGCCGACGCTGGTGTTTGACGAAGTGGATGCCGGGATTGGCGGTGCGACGGCGGCAGCGGTGGGCGAACGCCTGGCGCGCGTGGCCGAGCGCCTGCAGGTGCTGGTGGTCACGCACTCGCCGCAGGTGGCGGCGCGTGGGGCGCAGCATCTGCAGGTGGCCAAGGCGGTGCGCGGCGGCAAGGCGGAGACGCGCGTCCTGCCGCTGGATGCGCCCGCCCGGCGCGAGGAAATCGCCCGCATGCTGGCCGGCGAAGTGGTGACGGAAGCGGCCCGGGCGGCGGCGGCGAGCCTGCTGGATGGCCTCGCGTGA
- a CDS encoding outer membrane protein assembly factor BamD has protein sequence MPPLMRALLFAVAMLPLAGCGVSQWDGTAGGLFRSSAPSAALTDRSPESLYAAGIEALQAQRYAQAVELFETLEREHPYSTWATNAKIMSAYGEYMRNRYTEAIGTLDRFIQLHPAHRDIAYAYYLRSLAFYEQIADSQRDQRGTEVALQALQDVANRFPNTAYARDARLKMDLARDHLAGREMNIGRFYQRQGLYSAAIGRFRRVVEDFQTTNHVPEALHRLTELYLVLGLRDEAARAASVLGHNFPGNAWYQDSYAMLTPGAPMAPQDRPGFFRRTWNSVF, from the coding sequence ATGCCCCCCTTGATGCGTGCCCTCCTTTTCGCAGTCGCCATGCTGCCCCTCGCCGGTTGCGGCGTATCCCAATGGGATGGCACGGCCGGCGGGCTGTTCCGCAGCTCCGCCCCCAGCGCCGCGCTGACGGATCGCTCGCCCGAATCGCTTTACGCCGCCGGGATCGAGGCGCTGCAAGCCCAGCGCTATGCCCAGGCCGTCGAGCTCTTCGAGACGCTGGAGCGCGAGCACCCCTATTCCACCTGGGCGACCAACGCGAAGATCATGTCCGCCTATGGCGAATACATGCGCAACCGCTACACCGAGGCCATCGGCACGCTGGACCGTTTCATCCAGCTGCACCCGGCGCATCGTGACATCGCCTATGCCTATTACCTGCGCTCGCTCGCCTTCTATGAGCAGATCGCTGATAGCCAGCGGGACCAGCGCGGGACGGAAGTCGCGCTGCAGGCCCTGCAGGATGTCGCCAACCGCTTCCCGAACACGGCCTATGCGCGCGATGCCCGCCTGAAGATGGACCTGGCACGGGACCACCTGGCCGGGCGCGAGATGAATATCGGCCGCTTCTACCAGCGCCAGGGCCTCTACAGCGCCGCCATCGGCCGGTTCCGCCGCGTGGTCGAGGATTTCCAGACGACCAACCACGTGCCCGAGGCGCTGCACCGGCTGACGGAGCTCTACCTCGTGCTCGGCCTGCGGGATGAGGCGGCGCGCGCCGCCTCCGTGCTGGGACACAACTTCCCCGGCAATGCCTGGTATCAGGACAGCTATGCGATGCTGACGCCCGGCGCCCCCATGGCCCCGCAGGACCGGCCGGGCTTCTTCCGGCGGACCTGGAACAGCGTCTTTTGA